The following is a genomic window from Nicotiana tabacum cultivar K326 chromosome 3, ASM71507v2, whole genome shotgun sequence.
ACcaacaaatagaaaaatataacaaagagAAACAGGAAATGTGTAGCACCTTCTTGGAAACATTTTCATAGCTGGCTTTACTGATGAGAGAGAATGCCAAAATGAAAACATCAGCTCCACGGTAACTCAGAGGTCTTAACCTATTGTAATCCTCCTGTCCTGCAATATGTACAATGACATCGAATAAATATGGATAACAAGCATATTGGTAGTAGCCACAAATGCATAAGAATACATTTACAATAAATACAAATCAGAAGCTTTCTGCGAAAAAGACGAGTACGGTAAATGGCGTTAAAAATAGTTACCAGCAGTATCCCACAACCCTAGATTGACAGTGCTCCCATTGACAACCACATTTGCACTGAAATTGTCGAACACAGTCGGCACATAATCCTGTCAAACATTGACAAAAAATTTGAAATCAAATTTGGGAAAGCAGGACAGCAAAACTTCATAGGATATACAGAATAAAGCAAAGTTTTGATCACGTAAACCAAATCCTAAAGAAAAAAGATTCTTGCAAGCCACTACTAGCTGATTTGAACATCATCAAGTTTATGTTGAACAACAATGAATTTCTTCATTTTCACCCTTAATTATcatctatgttgctcggactctccgaaaatatCGCCGGGTGCGTGTCGGATTCTCCTAAAGCAGTATATTTTTGAAGAATCTGACACGGGTGCGGCAgtattttggagagtccgcgcaacatagatTATCATAACCAGACCGAAAAGAGGACACGAAAGAAAGATGACACACAGGGTACGCCACAAAATGTTTCCTCCAAAAGGTCGAGATCAAGATACAATTAGTACAGCATGACGACATTAGCCATAcagaaataatttaaaaacacGCATCGGCATAACCATTCACATGCCTATGCAAAATTCAAGAGACCCCGGTTTCGTTTAGAAAGAGCAGAGTTTAACAGATTGAGCTACATTCGACATGATTTTACCAATATTTTCATGAATTCAGGCAAAACAAAGAATCATAATTCGCCGAACGGAATTCGCAAGAACAAAgaagcaaaacaaaaaaaatagttgcAACATTCTTTCCCATCCCAAACCACAAAATACTCCGCATTCTTATAATAATAAATATTGCTGCCAAATAATGAAGActggaaataaataaaaacacaacaacaacatccaatcccaaATTAGTTGGAATTGGCTATACGAATCCTCAAAACCCATTCACCCCATTTGGACCCAATTCATTTCAAGAAACAAGAAACAAGTAATCTGGGTGTGATAACAAACCGTGGGGAAGGTATTGCTGGTGTAGGAAATCAAGAGACAAGTCTTGCCAACGGCACCATCCCCCACCGTCACACACTTTATGAACCTCGATGCGCTCATTTTTGCCTCCTCTCAGATCTTCTTCAGAAGACCTGATGATTCTATTAAACAAAATATATGGAATTATTATTGGGCTTCTGGGCTTCCTTTAGCCTCTCCAAATTTCCTCTCAATCAATCACACATTtgaatcacacacacacacaaaaggaGGAGGAAACCCTAACCCTAAATTCCAAGAAATGGAATTCTCAAAGAAAAATGTAAAGAGGAAATGGTTAAACGAGAGAAATTAAGGGATCAAGAAGATCTTAGAGAGAGAAATTGAATGAATGAATGGTACAGAGAGGAGAGCAAGGAGTGTGTTTGTTTTGTATTGAGTAATATATTTTGTGCGCTGTGTTTTTTTAGCCGGGAAATAATGCCTTTGAAGCGTTCGTTCGTCAAGGAGTGACCAACAACGAAGTTGTAGTTATTGCTTATGGCTATGATTAGCTATTTCTTCAACACTTTTCTCGCAACATATGTGTGGGCCTCAGCTCATTCAACAACGACCTCTTCTCCTTGCTTTGTGGAATCCGACAACCTATTATTCTTAAACAATAGTAGTAACTATTTGAGGAATTTTTCGAAACCACTATAATTTTGTGATCATTAACTTTCTATAGCTattatatacatatttatttTCTATAGCTAATATTTTGTTGCTATCGAACCAATGTTTTAAAGGGCGGGGGCGTGAGGCGAGACGTTTTATCTCTGACGAGGCGAGGCGTAAGCCCTGAGATATGAGGCGTAATTCCCACAaatctttaaattttactaatttcaagaattttaaaataatataaaataaaattataattacaaattacaaaattataataaataatctatttaaaatatttataaattataattcaactATAAATAATATGAAAAGTttgacatatatcataatatgcaaatAAGCTGCAACGTCAttacaactcaaacatcaaaagtaatgtattcaatacgaaatcttatatgtatatcttaaggagtaatgaatcttgaaagaatttcgatattataattttatattatttttaaaatgctACTTTTATTTAACATgctttctatttgaaagagaatttatataaaaatataattcacaatttaaatatgattctctagcatcatttgtttttaagtttcaacaagttaataaagtgacTCATAATTCACCATACTATACAATGATaactaattatttttaaattgttactAGCAAATACTGAGCTATTAAATTAATATGTATTATATCTAGTAAAcgtgaaaaaataatatttaggaaaataattataaaaaaattatggactattatacaataaatacataacaaaagttaataaatactttttaaataaaagatttatttaaaatttactatCATAGTAGTCTTAGTGAATAAGgtgcaataatttttattttaattatgacataaacactcttaaaataaggaaaaagtaattttgaatagtCAACAATTTATTAAGAAAAATTAAGGATTTGCAAGGTTAGTACGCACAATTGGATAAAGTTCTATTAGGCGAGCCTAGTACGATGAGCGCTGGGCATGTTCAGGGCGTAAGTCTCGATGATCGAGGCGTAAGTCTCACGAAACTAAGCCCCACACATAAGTCCAGAGGCGTTTTACGAGTGCTCCGCCCCAGGGCGTGCCCCGGGCAAGTCCCAATtctgccttttaaaacagagTATCGAACTGTATTTGTTGTGTTCGCGCTACTACATTCATGAATACAATCGCAGAATTCACCTAATAAGTAGGGAGTCCAGATGTTTAATAATTGTTACCGAAATGTATTCACTGTATTCAGTGGCGGAGCTAGGATTTTTATTAAGAGGAGTAAAAATATAAAGGAATAAAATCACCAAGAAATCAAGGGGtgtcaatacatagtatatatgcatttttttaaaattacctaACTACactgtcacgtccttagttgttaacaAAGTACACGTCcgacacttgacaactcgctcacgatcttgcacaacttgctcacgttcttgctatgtcaagtcagcgttactacactcaagatctctaagagaatggaagaaagaacacatGAGAATtattaaaggaagctttgtattagagagaacttgaattgtttgcttgatgaattacaaatgaatgagcccctttatatactagtctcctaggggctagtgtgtaaatattaattattacacaagtccttgatatttacaagataagggctttttctagaattctctacaagcctagaatatttcaaggactttcctagcaaatccataaggatctaggttcttcctaaggaaatgtctatacctctctagaatcttcttACAAATGCTAGCtttcttcttatgtaagcttccacatgtcattaatatatgccaaatggcgcctatgtggcatgatgacatggcgggtcatcacactctcccccacccaatATTGCGATGACCGCGGCGCAATGCTGCTGCATAAACTCTtggatcttatctttgaattgccacAAGTTTTTATATCGTTCCCACGTGGCCTCCTCTGGTGATTGCCCTTTCCAATAGACGAGGAACATAGCTGTGGCTTTTTGCCATTGTTTTCGCCTGGCCTGGTAATCTATATAGCCTCAATCTCCCTATCATGCGAGGCGGTGATAGTCATTGACGCCCGACTCGATTGGCCCCTACTCGGATcatccttatcttcatgatatggcttaagcatgctAGCATGGAAGATAGGGTAGATCTTGAGATAcgatggcatgtcaagcttgtatgagatcttgcctaccttggcgACGATCTAAATTGGCCCCTCATACTTGCGAAGTAGATTCTGATGCATGCCCCGTAGTGCCTTGAACTGTCTTGGGTtaaacttcaccatgaccatgtccccaactctatagtATGTGGGATGCCGCTTATGGTccgcaaacttcttcatcttcttagctgccttatccaaGTAGGACCTAGCAGTGTCGAGTTGCTCCTCCCATCCtttggccatatgataagcccccaaactctttccctcAAATGCGGCTGGTAATGAATGTGAAGTTTGTGGTTGTTGGCCTATGGCTAACTCAAATGGTGTCAGCCCAGTAGACTCACTCCActgcaagttataagagaattgggcgatgtctaggagctttgcccaatctttctgatgcgcgcttacataatgcctcaagtagcattctagtaaggcattgacTCGTTTTGTTTGTCCATCTGTCTGTGGGTGGAAACTAGTAGAAAAGTGCAGCTCCGTACCAAGTATGTCAAACAACTCTGTCCAAAGGTTTCCAGTAAAGTGGGGGTCTCGATCATTGATTATATGCCTcggtaagccccaatacttcacCACGTTCTTAAAGAACAGCTTGGTGGCTTCCTTGGCTGTGCAACCTGGTGAGGCGGGcatgaaggtggcatatttggaaaatctatccacgaccaccataatagtaccataatTGTCGGACTTCGGTAGGCAAGTAATAAAGTCCATAGTTACGCTCTCCCATGGACGCTCTACAactggtagtggctccaaaagtcctccgggttgttgttgttcaaccttgtcctgttgacagacaagacaagtctgcacataaTACTCTATGTCACGCATGcgtggccaatagtagactgactcaaccaaGGCCCTGATGCGACGTTGACCTGGATGACCAGCCCATATTgtgtcatgactctcccttatgatcTGTCGTCTAATGTCTCCAAATTTAGACACGTAGACCCACCGACCTGTGGTAAGTAGTAGGCCGTCTTCTATCCAAAACCATCTCGTCTTGCCTTTGTTGGCTAACTCGATAAGCTGTTTGGCTGCTAGATCATGCTGCATGCCTTCTTTTACAGCCTCCCTAATGTCCTATCTAGCTGAAGTAATTGCAGCAAGCTCGGCTTtccgactcaaggcatcagctacAACATTACCTTTTACTGGCTTATACTCTAGCGcataatcaaactcaaccaagaaatcctgccacctagcctgctttggtgtgagcttcttctgtgtctgaaagtagctagtagccacattatcagtcttgaccacgaacctTGACCCGAGCAGATAATGTCTCCATGtacgaaggcaatgcacaatgGCAGTCATTTCCTTCTCTTGTACCGTGTAACGTCGCTCCATCTCATTTAACTTGCGGCTCTCAAATGCTATGGGATGCTTATCCTGCATCAGGACACCCCCAATGGCAAAGTCTGAGGCATCTGTGTGCACCTCAAAAGTCTTGGCAAAGTCAGGTAATGCCAAGACTGGATCCTCTATTACAGCTGCCTTAAGGCCTTCAAACACCTTTTGACAATGCTCCgtccaaacccatggcttgttcttctttaaCAACTCGGTCAATGGTGCGGCCTTTGCTGAGTATCCACTGataaaccgacgatagtagttaacaaggacaaggaaggatctcaactcagttacctttataggtgcctcccactcttggatagcacgtaccttagcctcgtccatgcgtagctctccattgctaatgacatggcccaagaagtgcacctttgattgtgcgaactcacatttctccctcttgatgtatagctcgttctctcgcaagacttggaaaaccttccttaagtgctccatgtgctcctccaaggtgttgttgtagatgactatgtcgtccaggtagactaccacgaactgatcaaggtagggatggaagatcttgttcataagggtgcaaaatgtggccagtgcattggttaagccgaagggcatcaccaaccactcaaaggctccatatctcATCACACATGCTGTCTTTGGCTCATCCCCTTCCGCAATGCAAACCTGGTAGTAGCCCTTTcgaagatccaccttggtaaagaacttggcttgcccaagtctattgaacaagtcagcaatgagcgggatcgggtacttattcttcacgatgaccttattaagtgctcggtagTCTATGGGCAAACAcaacgatccatccttcttcttttggAACAATACTGGTGCGCCAAAAGGTGCCTTTGATGGGCGAATGTGACCAGCATCTAGCAGCTCCTTCAATTGTTTCCTGAGATCCTCTAGCTCGggaggtgccatacgatatggggcaaatgtgggtggcttagcccctggatccaactcaatcttgtgatccacctctcgcCTAGGCGACAAGTGCTTAGGAAACCCTcgggcatgacatctttgttttctttaagcaacttctctatGCAAGGCGGCACTATCTCTTGAAATTTTTTGTCTTCCTCTAGACTTGCAATGGTTGCCACGAACGTCGGCTTccccttcttgatccccttgacaacTTGCATAGCTGAGAGTTGTGCTTGGATCTGTTCGCGTGGCATAGTCACtgtaggtaccatgcaagctcCTTCTCTCTCTATAACCAAACGTTGAAGGTAGGGGTCGATtaaagtatgacaatgtctaaagaactcttgccccagtatgatgtcaaagatatccatagcagttacggtaaagtttgtcatacctttccaagttcccaatttgacaccaactccattagctacccTACGAGCATTCTGTATCTCGGCATTCAC
Proteins encoded in this region:
- the LOC107807388 gene encoding rac-like GTP-binding protein RHO1, with the protein product MSASRFIKCVTVGDGAVGKTCLLISYTSNTFPTDYVPTVFDNFSANVVVNGSTVNLGLWDTAGQEDYNRLRPLSYRGADVFILAFSLISKASYENVSKKWIPELKHYAPGVPIVLVGTKLDLRDDKQFFIDHPGAVPITTAQGEELRKTIGAPSYIECSSKTQENVKAVFDAAIKVVLQPPKAKKKKGKSQRACSIL